The sequence CTAATTCTTCCTCCGAATTCGTGTTGTTGTTCTCCAACTGAACACTTGTAAAACAATCACTTGCACAGTCTTGAAAGTGTCTTCTTAGTTCATCGATCCGTTCGAATGTCGTTTCGCACAACTCACAGATGTATTTTGGCTGCTTGATGATGCTGGCACAAGAATTGATGTGCCGGATCGCCCAAAAACGGTGATAAAACTTCTCTCGGCACGCTAAACATTGCAGAGCTAGCTCGCCCTGGCATTTTTCGTAGTTGGCACTGTCAAGATCACAATCCGAGCAACAAATCGTCACAAGCCCTGTCAAGTCTGCAGTAACTAAagaaatagaattattataacgatgtgattaaaaattgtatgaaaactttaattatcTTAGATTATtgtgaagtgtaatatgataAGCTAATAATCAAtcatgaatataaaataaagtcgTGCAAAAACGTACCTTCGTTGAGATTTCCATCGAGATCCGTGTGACGAGCTTCTGCATCAATCATTCTCGTCCTACCTACAAAACGACgaacaaatataattaataagtatcgTGCATATGTGCACTCACGTCTCaacatttctttttctaaTATACGAACCAGTGTCAGAAGATGCGTAAGATTCCGCACGTGGAGATTCCATTTTACGAAAGGAAAACTTGACTGTGATGCACTACAGATTCAAACTAACGCAGGCACTAGGATATCACTGACTAGCCAAGTCGTTGCTTCTAGAATGAAAACTTCGAACTGTCTGCTTAAGTGTAATAACGTGATAGGAAATATCTAGTGACACATGTGTATTTAGAATAACTTAATACTTTATTGAGATCACACAAATACATGTGTAGTCGACAAGACGGTTCGACTTAATCTGAGCGCTGCGCCGCAGCGCTCGCTGCTCACGTACGCTCGCTCAGGGGCGCCAACATACCAACCTTACAATCTATCTCTACGTACTtacttcgatatcctacactCCTCCCTCCCAAGACAACAAATACTACTGGTTATAAATTCAATCTGTCCGGTCTTTTAATAGTACGCTTAGGGCGTTCATTAACATTAAGAGTAAGAGGTTTATTAACCATCGCCAGTGCCATATTTGTTGTTTTCGGAGAGTCATTTCTTTTGTCACTTTCACGCATCCCttcatttacatttttaaaccCTTCATTCGGTGGTGTTACAGCTGTAGTCGTTTCGCTTGTACTTTCCGGTTCGCTACTCTCTATTAATACAGCGGATTCCATTGGTACAGGAATTTCTGCTCTACAACTTTCAATCTCGGGTACCAACTCTTGTGCATTTTCTAACATTATCTTATCTTTATCTAACACCTCCGCCGGTACTTCTTCGcatacattttcaaaaaatccgCCTTTTGGTATTATTTGATCCAAATGTcttttccaaattaaattttcatcctCGTGTATTTTACATAGATAATTTCTAGGTCCTAGGGCCTCACAAACAGTAGCCTTGGCCCATTTTGGTTTATTCGGCGTTCTATAATCTCGCACGTACACAACATCATTAGGTTCAAAGTATAACTCTCGCTTCCCTTTATAATTTTCGATTTGCCTCTCTCTATTTAACTCACTCTCGTTACGCCTGCGCTGGCGCTGTTCTTACATGCTTAATTCCATtcatctttatccatttttgaaaTTCCTCCGACGTAAATTGTGCACCATTGTCCGACACAATTTTCTTAGGCAACCCGAACCTCGCACAATAATCTCTCAATTTTTCTATAGTAATGGTCGCGTTACATTTATTCATTTTGTAAACTTCCGGCCACTTAGAATACGCATCCGTAATTATTAGATAGGTACACCCTTCAAATGGTCCTAAAAAGTCAATATGTATTCTATCTAAAGGCTGTTTAGTTTCCTCGAATTTGAGCAAGGTTGCTTTATTGGGGTTATCAGCATTACGACGACAAATATCACAACTTTGCgccaatttttcaatttcactgTCCATGTTTGGATACCAAAAATACTGTCTAGCCAGCGCCTTCATTTTACTAGCACCAAAATGTGTGGCATGAATCTCATCTAAGATTTCGGCTGTATATTTTCCAGGTATGATAACTCGATATCCCCAAAAAAGCATCCCATTTTCAACGCTAATCTCATTTTTCCTCACAAAAAATGCTTTCAAGCCTTCGTCGACCTTATTAGGCCATTCCGTCATAGTATACAGGAGTACTTTACTTAAAATCTGGTCAGTTCGTGTGGCTTTCTTTATCAGCCTCGCATCTATCGATAATCGCTCTTCaacgtaaaaattaaaatattcacttcgttcctctccctctttttCAGTGCTTTTAATTGGAAGCCTTGATAACCCATCCGCTCCCCCATTTGACATACCTTTAACGTGCTTGAAAACATAATTGTAACCACTCAAAAATAAAGCCCATCTTTGCAGACGGCCTGCCGCCATCAGCGGAATACCTTTCTTTTCACCGAAAAGAGCTAAAAGAGGCTTGTGATCGGACTCTAAAACGAAATGATTTCCTaacaaatattgataaaatttctTTACTCCCCAATAGATAGCTAGCGCCTCTAAATGAATAGTCGCGTAATTCTTTTCTGCTTTCGAGAGCGTTCTAGATGCGAAGCAAATCGGCCTTTCGGTACCATCCGGAAAAATATGCAATAAAACTGCTCCGATACCATCTCTACAAGCATCACAAGCTAACTTAATCTTTAAGTCCGGATTAAAATGAACTAGACAATTTTCTGAGACTATTTCTTTcttaatttctttaaaactcTTTTCGCATTCCTCATTCCATTTAAAAActacatttttctttaaaagtTTGTACATAGGACTCAATTTTTTTGCTAAATTTGGAATAAATTTCCCATAGTAGTTAACCATGCCCACGAAAGCTTTAACTTGCGTTGCATTTTCCGGCCTAGGTGCCTTTGTAATAGCCTCTATTTTATCAGTTTTTTTATGTAACCCATTTTTATCAATCACGTGACCTAAGTACTCTACTTTGCTCTGAAAAAATTTACACTTCTTGAAATTTAACTTAAGTCCAAACTTTTGCAATCTCCCTAACACTTCTTTCAAATTATTAACGTGTTCCTCTAATGTCTCTCCCGTTACACAAATGTCATCTAAGaaattaattgtatttttacaaCCTAAAAGCACCTTCTCCATGAGTCTTTGAAAAATAGCTACCGCTGGTTTGGTTCCATAggaaagtctattcattgcaAAAATGCCTTTATGCGTGCTCCATGCTAACAATCGCTTTGTACTATCCGATACTTCTAGCTGATTGTAAGCGTGAGCCAGATCAAGCACGGTAAATAACTTACCTCCTTGCAACGCGGTAAACAATTCCTCGATTCGCGGAACCGGGTGTATCACGTCTTCGAGCATACTATTTACTGTAACTGAGTAATCCGCGCAAGCCCGCAGAGTCCCGTCTGGTTTCAAAACAGGTACAAGGGGCGATCCCCACTCACAGTTATcgatttttgtaataatatttgcCTTTTCTAAACGATCCAATTCTTTATCCATATCTTTTTTGAAAGCAAACGGTACCGGGCGTGGCTTCATAAAAATCGGCCTAGCATCCGCTTTTAGCTTTAAATCTACGGGCTCCCCCTTGAATCTACCTAACTGATCATCAAAAACTTCTTTAAAttctttaaatatttgttctCTAACGTCTTCTACTGAAAGGGCATTAACCTCACAAATACGGAGACCGAAAGCCTGCATTAATTCTCGACCCATTAACGCTGTTTCATCGTTCCTTTTAACTACTACCATAGTGCACTtaacagatttatttttataaactactTCAACCTTAATTTCACCTAAGGGCGTTACTTTAGTTCCGTCGTACATTCTCAACAATTTACTACTAGATTCTAATTTACAGCCAGCGAGCTTGTTGCGATACAAGGCTTCGGGAATAACTGACAACACCGCACCGCTGTCAACTTCCATTGTAACTTTCCTTCCCGCGATTTTTACATCAATCGTTTCTGGCGGAATTCTGGTTTTACAAACTTTCGCGATAgcatatacatttaaaatgtCCTCGCAACTTTCGTCCGAACTAGCCTCACCGGCCtctttttcaacaaaattcgTGGTGCCTTTTCGCCCACTACCCTTACTAGTACTAACCGAAGCGTTTTGCTTACCGCTcgcatctttttttttacaaattttttgtaaatgaCCTCGCTGACC is a genomic window of Nasonia vitripennis strain AsymCx chromosome 1 unlocalized genomic scaffold, Nvit_psr_1.1 chr1_random0015, whole genome shotgun sequence containing:
- the LOC116416063 gene encoding zinc finger protein 423-like — translated: MESPRAESYASSDTGRTRMIDAEARHTDLDGNLNEVTADLTGLVTICCSDCDLDSANYEKCQGELALQCLACREKFYHRFWAIRHINSCASIIKQPKYICELCETTFERIDELRRHFQDCASDCFTSVQLENNNTNSEEELDMFKYFANSSEILRKSVREYGHERFYAHFCVECREPIIDEKSVDAVDCDECKVSCLLQCNTCKCLHETYESIIEHLKGSYCGYKMQLAVDPDAQLHEQA